DNA from Halanaerobium saccharolyticum subsp. saccharolyticum DSM 6643:
GTACGCGAGCTGGGTTCAGAACGTCGTGAGACAGTTCGGTCCCTATCCGTCGCAGGCGAAAGATACTTGAGAAGAGCTGTCCCCAGTACGAGAGGACCGGGATGGACACACCGATGGTGAATCAGTTGTTCCACCAGGAGCATAGCTGAGTAGCTAAGTGTGGAAAAGATAAGCGCTGAAAGCATCTAAGCGTGAAACAGACTTCAAGATTAGGTATCTCACTTTGTTAAGAAGGTAAGATCCCTTAAAGATGATAAGGTAGATAGGCCAGAGGTGTAAGTGTAGTAATACATTAAGCTAACTGGTACTAATAGATCGAGGGCTTAATCATTATTTCCTATATGTATCTTTGATTGTACAGTTTTAATTGCAAAGACCAATTAATAAGGTCTGAAATTAAAACAGAAATTCTGTTGGCTTTTCTCTTAAAGATCAAGAGATAAGAGCAGAGTAAATCGAATATTTCCGGTGGTAATTGCGGAGGGGCAACACTTGTTCCCATCTCGAACACAAAAGTTAAGTCCTCCAGCGCCTATGGTACTGCATTGGTAACGATGTGGGAGAGTAGGTCGCTGCCGGTCCTTTTTTATAATCCCCGATAGCTCAGTTGGTAGAGCAGATGACTGTTAATCATCTTGTCGCAAGTTCGAGTCTTGCTCGGGGAGCCATTTTTTATAGACCTTAAAAGGTCTTTTTTTTATTTTATATAGTTTATTATTTAAGCATTCACTTTAGGTGGATGTTTTTTTTGTGTGATAATTTACTTGCAATTTTTTTAATTTGTAGTATTATAATGTTAAAGGTCAAAATAAGTCAAAGTTAGGAGGGGGAGAGAATGTCTAGTTTATCTGACCAAATAGAAAGATACTTAAGAAAACAAATTTCTAAATATCAGGGAAAAGTAAAGATTAAAAGAAATCAATTAGCTGAAAATTTTGATTGTGCTCCTTCTCAAATAAATTATGTTTTAGACACAAGATTTACCATAGAAAAAGGATATGTAGTAGAAAGTCAACGTGGTGGTGGAGGTTTTATAAGGATTATTAGAGTGACTCTTGATTCTAATAAAGAAGTAATTCAAGAAGTTATCAATAAATTGGATCACGTTATCACTCAGAAAGAAGCTCATGGAATTATTAAAAGATTATATGATAATGAACTAATTTCTGAAAGAGAATCTTATCTGATGGAAAAAGCAGTTCATCGTAATGTTCTGGGAATTTCTTTACCAGAACGCGATTATTTAAGAGGAAGAATATTAAAAAATATGTTAGAAGTTATTTTTAAAGTTAAGGAGGACTAGCTATGATCTGTGATAGATGTGGAGAAAGAGAAGCCTCTGTCCATTTAACAAGGATTATTAATGGAGAAAAAACAGAGATGCATTTATGTGAAGAATGTGCTCAAAAAAGGAGCAAGTTAAATATAGATGATAATTTAAGTTTCCAAAGTTTATTATCAGGTATTTTAAATCAACATTTAACAAGCCCAAATTCTTCACTGTATAAAGATAATCAATCACAGAATCTAGTCTGCAAAAATTGTGGTTTGAGTTATCAAGAATTTACTAAAAAAGGTTTTTTTGGCTGTGCAAATTGTTATGAAACATTTAAAGATAAGTTAGAACAGCTTTTCAAGAGAATTCACGGTAATACTCAACATACTGGGAAATTCCCTTTATCATTCAGAAATAAAATAAAATTTGAATCAGAAATTAATGAATTAAAGAAGAAAATGAAAATAGCTGTTGATAAAGAAAATTTTGAAAAAGCTGCTGAAATTAGAGATGAAATCCATGCTATTGAAGTGAACATGGAGGAAAATTGTAATGCAGAATAATATAATAAATAACTGGCAAATTGAAAATGGTGAAGAAAAAGATGTTGTTTTAAGTTCCAGAATAAGATTAGCCAGGAACTTAAAAGAATATAAATTTCCAAATAGAAGTGATATAAAGGAAAAAACAAAAGTAATTAACTATTTAAGGGATAAGATATTTTATTTAAAGGATCAAAACTATGATTTTTATTTAATGGACAATTTAAATGAAATAGAAAGAAATGTTTTGCACGAAGAATATCTGATTAGTAGAAATCATGTTCAATATCCTAATGCTAGAGCTTTGTTTTTAAATAATGAAAAAAATATATCAATAATGATTAACGAAGAAGATCATTTAAGAATCCAAATTTTAAAGCCAGGTCTTGAATTTAATAATATTTGGAATGAGATTAATAATCTTGATGAACAATTAGAAGAAAATTTAGATTACGCTTTTTCTAAAAAATGGGGTTATTTAACTAGTTGCCCAACTAATATTGGAACTGCCTTAAGAGCTTCGGTAATGTGTCATTTACCTGCATTGGTATTGAGCGGCAAGATTGACAACATATTAGGAGCTGTAGGTAAATTTGGTTTAACTGTAAGAGGTGTTTCTGGCGAAGGAAGCAATAGTGAAGCTGAACTATTTCAGATTTCAAATCAAATAACATTAGGTTTTAGTGAAAAGGAAATTATTGAGAAATTAGAAAGCGTTATCAAACAAATTATAGCCGAAGAAAGAAAAAGTCGGGAATATTTGTTAGAAAATAATTTTTTGAAATTAAAAGATAATGTTTTAAGATCATTTGGAGTTTTAAAATATGCTTATCATTTAGATCAATCTGAAGCTTTGAAATATTTATCCAGAATAAAATTTGGGCAGGATACAAATTTAATTGAAGAAAAACTAGATAAAAACTTATTTTCTAAATTGTTATTTAAAATTAAGAATGCACATTTGCAATATGATTCGAAAGAAAAATTAGATATTGAAGAATTGAATATTAAAAGAGCTAAAATTATTAGAAATGAATTAAATAAGGAGTGAAAATATATGTTTGCAAAATTTACGGAAAGAGCGAGAAAAGTTTTAAGTATTGCTGAACAAGAGGCTTTAAAACTTAAACACAGTTATGTTGGAACAGAGCATATTCTTTATGGCTTAATTGCTGAAGGTCAGGGGATAGCTGCAAGAGCATTGATAGATAATAAAGTGAATAAAGAAGTTATTGAGAGTAAAATTATAGATATGATTGGAGAGGGCCAAAATGAAGTAAAGGGTTCAATCGGTTTAACTCCAAGAAGTAAAAAAGTTTTAAATTTAGCTATGGATGAGGCTAGGAAAATGGGTCATAACTATATAGGTACAGAACATCTTTTGCTTGGATTAATTCGTGAAGGTGAAGGTGTTGCTGTCAGAATCTTAATGGATTTAAACAGTGATATAGGAAATATTAAAGAAGAAGTTATTGATTTGCTTGGTGGTAAAAACTCTATCAAGAAAAAATCTAAATCAGCCAATAAAAAAACTAAAAACTTAGACGAATATAGCCGCGATTTAACTGAAATGGCTAAAGAAAATAAGTTAGATCCAGTTATTGGACGTGATAACGAAATAAATAGAGTAATTCAGGTTTTGAGTCGTAGAACCAAAAACAATCCTGTTTTAATTGGTGAGCCAGGTGTTGGTAAAACAGCTATCATTGAGGGTTTAGCTCAGATGATAGTAAGTGAAAATGTACCTGAACTATTGTTAAATAAAAGGGTGGTTTCGCTTGATTTAAGCTCTTTAGTAGCTGGGTCCAAATATAGAGGCGAATTTGAGCAGCGTCTGAAAGCAGTAATGAATGAGATTATTGAAAGTGGCGATATTATATTATTTATTGATGAAATGCATACTTTAGTTGGAGCTGGTGCAGCGGAAGGGGCAATAGATGCTGCAAATATTTTAAAACCTGCTTTAGCAAGAGGAGAACTGCAGGCAATTGGTGCTACAACATTAGATGAATATCGCAAATATATAGAAAAAGATGCAGCTTTGGAGCGAAGATTCCAATCTGTATTGGTAGAAGAAAACTCTACAGAAGAGGCAATAGATATCCTCAAAGGATTACGTGACCCTTATGAAGCCCATCATAAGGTGAAAATAACTGATCAGGCTATCGAAGATGCTGTAATATTATCGCATAGATATATTTCTGATCGTTTTTTGCCTGATAAAGCAATTGATTTGATTGATGAAGCAGCTTCTAAAGTTCGATTAAGCAATAGTACTAGACCACCTGAATTTAAAGAATTAAGCAAAAAATTAGAAGAAGCTGAAAAGGAAAAAGAAGCAGCAGTTAAAAATCAAGAATTTGAAAAAGCAGCAAGAATGAGAGATAAAGAAAAAACGTTAGAAAAAGAATTAAAAGAACTAAAAAATAACTGGGAAAATGAAAAAGGAAAGGCTGAAGCAGTTGTAACTACTGAAGATATTGCAGAGATTGTTTCCAGTTGGACAGGTATTCCGGTTACCAAACTTGAAGAAGCTGAAACTGAAAGACTGCTGCGCTTGGAAGATGAGCTGCACAAGCGGGTAATTGGACAGGATGAAGCAATCAAAGCAGTGTCTGAGGCTGTACGTAGAGCTAGAGCAGGCTTGAAAGACCCTAAACGACCAATTGGTTCTTTTATTTTCTTAGGCCCGACTGGAGTTGGTAAAACTGAACTTGCTAAAACTCTTGCAGAAACAATGTTTAATGATGAAGATGCTATGATTAGAGTTGATATGTCTGAATATATGGAAAAACACTCAGTCTCAAGATTGGTTGGATCACCTCCAGGATATGTTGGGCATGACGAAGGTGGTCAGTTAACAGAGCCTGTTAGAAGAAGGCCATATTCTGTTATTTTATTTGATGAAATAGAAAAAGCACATCCTGATGTGTTTAATGTGCTTCTTCAAATATTAGAAGATGGTGTGCTGACAGATACACATGGTCGCAAAGTTGATTTCAAAAATACAATTGTTATCATGACTTCTAATGTTGGTGCTGATTTTATAGAAAAGCAGTCACAATTAGGTTTTAAAACCGAAAATGATGAAGAAGCAAGCTATGATAGAATGAAAGATAATGTTATATCACAGCTTAGAAAAACATTTAGACCTGAATTTTTAAATAGATTAGATGAAATTATAGTTTTCCACTCTTTAAATAAAGAGCATATTAAGAAAATCGTTGATTTAATGCTCGAAGATTTAAGAGATAGATTAAAAGAAAAAGATATTGAATTAAAAATGACTGAAGCAGCTAAGTCAAAATTAGCAGAAGATGGTTATGATTCTGAGTTTGGTGCCCGTCCTCTGAGAAGGGCAATACAGCGCAAAATTGAGAATCCATTATCAATTAAAATTCTTGATCATGAATTTGAAGAAAAGAATACAATTACTGTAGATGTTGAAGACAATGACTTTGATTTTATAGTAAGTTAAGGCATTCCCAGTAAATTAACCTTTCTTGTAAAATGCTGTAAAAAATGATATAATTATTAGTAAATATAAGTTAAATTTACAGGTGGGAGCTATTGATAATGGCGAAAGCAAAAAAATACTATCTATGTCAAGAATGTGGATATAAATCAGTCAATTGGATGGGCAAATGTTCTAATTGTGGTTCTTGGGATAGCTTTGAAGAGGTTATTGAAGATAAATCAAAAAACAAAAAAAATAAATATGACTTAAATAGAGAGGAGAAAGAACCTCAGCCGATTACTGAGATTTCTTCGGTTAAGCGTCAGCGTTTAAAAACCAATATAACTGAACTTGATCGAGTGCTCGGCGGGGGTGTTGTTTCTGGTTCTCTAATATTACTTGGTGGAGCCCCTGGTATTGGTAAATCAACACTAATACTTCAGGTGGCTTCTCTTTTTAGTCAAAAATATGGGAAAACTCTGTATCTTTCTGGGGAAGAATCTGCTTCTCAATTAAAAATGCGAGCAGAACGCTTAAATTGTATGGAAGAAAACCTTAATATTTTAGATGAAAGAGATTATATGGTTTTAGAAAATCATATTTCTAAGAATAAGGATTACTCCTTAATTGTAGTAGACTCTATTCAAACAGTTCATATCCCAGAATTAGATGCTGCACCTGGCAATTTAACCCAAATTAAGGAGGTTACTAACCGCCTTGTTAAATTGGCTAAAACTACAGGAATTCCGGTAGTTTTAATCGGTCATGTTACTAAAGAAGGCGAATTAGCTGGCCCAAGGGTTTTAGAACATTTAGTTGATACGGTACTGCAGTTTGAAGGCGATAATTATCATATGTATAGAATGCTAAGAGCTAAAAAAAATAGGTTTGGCTCAACAAATGAAATTGGAGTTTTTGAAATGAAAGAAAAGGGCATAGAAGAAGTAGCAAATCCTTCTAGCTTTTTTATAAATGAGAGATCTGCAGATGTATCTGGTTCAATTATTACCCCAGCATTGGAAGGTAGTCGAGTTCTTTTGGTGGAAGTACAATCTCTTGTCACTGATGCTGCTTTTCCTTCTCCACAGCGTTTGGCTAAAGGTGTAAATCATAAACGCTTGTCATTGCTTTTAGCAGTTTTAGAAAAGCGTTTAGGAGCTAATTTTAAAGAGTTTGATGTTAATCTTAATATTACTGGAGGGATTAATGTAGAAGAGCCAGGACTTGATTTGGCTATAATAGCTGCAGTGATATCTAGTTATAAAGATATTTCATTAGATAATGATTTAGCTGTAATTGGGGAAGTTGGACTTGGCGGTGAAGTTCGAGCTGTCGGACAGATAGAAAAGAGAATTAATGAGTTAAAAAAATTATCATTTAAAAAAGTTGTCATTCCAGCGGGAAATGCTAAAAATATCGCCTTTGATCCAGATATAAAAATCGATGCTGTTAAAGATATATCTGAATTTGTAAAAATAATTATAAAATAAAAAAATACTTATAATTGGAAGGGGTGAAGCAATGGAAGAAATTGATGAGAAATTATTAGATATTTTAAAAGTCTTGGCGCCTGGAACAGTTTTCAGAGATGGACTTGAAAATATTTTAAGAGCACAAACTGGTGGTTTGATTGTTGTTAGTGATAAAGAAGAAGTGATGGATTTAGTAAATGATGGTTTTCAAATTGAAACACCACTTTCACCTGCACGTCTATATGAACTTGCAAAAATGGACGGTGCAATTGTTTTAGATCAAGATGCTGAAAATATATTATTTGCAAATGCTCAATTAATCCCTGATCACACAATTAAATCTTCAGAAACTGGAACAAGACATAAAACTGCAGAAAGAGTTGCACTACAGACTGGGGAATTAGTAATTGCAATTTCTCAGAGAAGATCAATTATCACTATTTATAAAGGGGATTCCAAACATATTTTAGAGGATATAAGAGTAGTGTTAGTTAAAGCAAATCAAGCTATTCAAACCCTGGAAAAATATCGATCAGTTTTTGATCAGGCCCTTACTAACTTAAGTGCTCTAGAGTTTGAAGATTTAGTAACACTCTCAGATGTGGTAACTGTAATTCAGAGAACTGAGATGGTTTTAAAAATCCAGCGTGAAATTGAAAAATATATTTCTGAATTAGGATCTGAAGGTAGATTAATTAAAATGCAGCTGGAAGAACTTGTAAACAATGTTAGGGAAGAAGGTATTCTACTTATTGAAGATTACATTTCAGAGGAATTAGAAGAAGACACCTCTGATCCTGAAAAAGTATTAGAAAGTTTAACAGATTGGTCTTCTGATGAAATTTTAACTTTAAATACAATTAGTAAAGCCCTTGGTTATAGTGGTAGTCTTAATGCATTGGATGAAACAGTTTCACCACGTGGTTATAGGATTATGAGAAAAATACCCAGGTTACCAATGCCAGTTATTGAAAATTTAGTTGATTATTTTGAAAATCTTCAGGCAATCATCCGAGCTTCAGTAGATGAATTAGATGATGTTGATGGTATTGGTGAAGTAAGAGCTCAAGCAATTAAAGATGGATTGCGTCGGCTTAGAGATCAGGTATTACTTGATAGGCATATTTAAAATTTTAATACACTTCGTTATAAGCTTAATTCAAAAAGTGTACAAATTGACTGTAGCTTTTTAAAATGGTATAATTATAAGGTGGATTTTTATTGCTTTCATAAAAGAGGAGTGGATAAGATGTATAAAATTGGTGACAAAGTCGTTTATCCTAATCATGGTGCAGGAACCATTGTTGGTATTGAGACTAAGACTATTTTAGATGAAAAGAAAGAATATTATATAATGAAACTTCCTATTGGAGAAATGAAAGTTATGATTCCTGTTGATAAAATTGATAAAATTGGAATTAGAGATGTAATTACTGAAGAAAAAGCAGATGAAGTTTTTGAATTATTAAATGGAGAAAAAAGCAAAATGTCACAAAATTGGAATCGCCGTTTTCGGGCTAATCAGGAGAAATTAAAAACTGGCGATATATTTGAAGTGGCAGAAGTTGTTAGAAATTTAAGTATTAGAGATAGAGAAAAGGGTCTTTCCACTGGGGAAAAGAAGATGTTGAGTAATGCTAGACAAATTTTAATTAGTGAACTTGTGTTAGCAAAAGGATTGGATGAAGAAAGCATTTCCGAAAAAATGGATGATTTATTTACACTTGACGAAGAAGATCTTGAGTCCTAATTGAAGATTTTTTTCGGAAGGGGGTGAAGACAATGCTAAAAAAAGTAATGCGCTTAATTTTTGGGGTTTTTGGTGGTGTTATTGCATATAATTTAATAGATATTTTTGGATTAGCAAGTGATTATTCATATAGCTGGGAAAACATTGGAGCATTCTTTTTAACAACACAGTTTTATGCTATATTATTAGGAGCAGTATTAGGCTATTTTCTTATTTTTTATTCTTTAAATAAACTTTTAGAGTTTATTATGGGCTTTGAATTAAAATTTAAAGAGTTAAGTTGGAAAAAAGTTTTAATAGTAGTAATTGGTCTTATAATTGGGCTTATAACTGGTGCTATTATAAATTTTATATTTTCTATTCCTAAGATACCTCGAATTGGAATGCCTCTACAAATTTTTGTTAATATTACTTTTATTTATATGGGATTCGCACTTGCTGTTCATAAAGCAAAGGATATAGAATCTTTTTTATTTTCTAGAAAAAAAGGAACCTCAGAAACTCCTGAAGATAAAACAGGTAGTGATAAAATTTTAGATACAAGCGTTATTATTGACGGGAGAATTTATGATATATGTAAAACCGGATTTATAGAAGGTAATTTTATTATTCCGGAATTTGTTTTAGAAGAACTTCAGCATATTGCAGACTCAGCTGATGACTTAAAAAGAAATCGTGGCCGTCGAGGACTCGATATTTTAAGACAGATGCAGAATGATTCTGATATACAGGTAGAAATAATTGATCATGATTTTGAAGAAATATCTGAAGTTGATAGTAAACTAGTTAAATTGGCGCAGTTAAGCTCTGCCAAAGTTTTAACAAATGATTACAATTTGAACAAAGTTGCCGAATTACAGGGGGTTAAAGTTTTAAATATTAATGAGCTTGCTAATGCAGTTAAACCAGTTGTACTACCAGGGGAAGAAATGGATGTTAAAGTAATTAAAGAAGGTAAAGAAAATGGTCAGGGAGTTGCATACCTTGATGATGGAACTATGATTGTTATCGAAGAAGGTATTAAATATCTGGGAGAGGATATCTCAGTTCTAGTTACAAGCATTCTGCAAACGGCTGCGGGAAGAATGATTTTTGCTCGACCTAAAAAGTAATTAAAGGATGGTTTTGATGTCTGAAATTGGTGTTTTAATACCTGCTGCCGGTAGAGGTAGTAGAATGGGGAAAAACATAAACAAACAATTTTTGAAATTGCTTGGGAAACCAATTTTATATTATACTATAAAAAGTTTTCTTGATTGGCGAGATGATCTTGAAATTAATATTGTTTTAGCCTCAAATGAATTTGATTATTTTAAAAAAAATTTAAGTCCGTTATTTTCTTGTTCACCTCAAAAATTAAATTTAATAGCGGGTGGAAATAGCCGAAAACAATCAGTAAATAATGGTTTAAAAAACTTTAGTGAAGAAGTCAATTATGTTATAATACATGATGGTGCAAGACCAATGCTGCGGACAGAGTTAATTGAAAAATGTTATCAAGCAGTACTGAAATACAATGCGGTTAGCTGTGGCGTTCGGGTAAAAGATACAATCAAAATTGTTGAAGATTCTTTTTCAAAAGAAACACTTGACCGTAATTCTTTAAGAGCAATTCAAACCCCACAGGCTTTTAAATTAGATTTAATAATGAAAGCACATAAAAAAACTGGAAAAAATAAAGCGTTAGATGATGCTTCATTAGTTGAAGAATTTGGTGAGAAGGTTTATATTGTTAATGGTGATTATAACAATTTTAAGATTACTACTCCAGAAGACTTAAAACCTGCGGAAATGATTTTAAAGGAGAGAACTTGATGTTTAAAGTTGGCTTTGCTTATGACAGTCATCGTTTTGCAAAAGATAGAAAACTTTTTTTGGGTGGAGTAAAAATCAACTCAGATTATGGACTTCAAGGACATTCTGATGCAGATGTTTTACTGCACGCTTTAATGGATGCTCTGTTGGGAGCTATTGGAAGTGGTGACATTGGCACTCATTTCCCAGATGATGAAGCTCAATATAAAAATATAAGTAGTTTAAAACTTTTGTCTGAAGTAAAACAAGAAGTTGAAAAGAAAAAATTTGTAGTTAATAATTGTGATTTAGTAGTTGTAGCAGAAAAACCGAAATTAAAACCCTATCGTGATAGAATTGTTTCATCGATTGCAGGAAATTTAGGGATCGATAAAAATAGAATCAATTTTAAAGCAACCACAAATGAAAAAATGGGGTTTACTGGTCGTGAAGAAGGAATGGCAGCTTTTGCTGTTGTAAGTGTTGTAGAAAGTAAATTATGGCAGTTTTTTGAGACATTGAAAATGGAAGGGAGTATTAAATGATGCTAGTAAAAGATATAATGACAACTCATCCAATAACTATTGCGCCTGATGCAACAATTTTGGAAGCAGAAAAAATGCTTTCAATAAATAAAATTGGAAGATTGTTAGTTGTAGAAAATGATGAATTAGTCGGAATGCTGACAGATGGAGATATAATATCAGAAAGAGAATTAGAAGCTTCGATAAGTAATTTTATGTCAGATGATTTAATAATAATTAACGAAAAAAACACAGTTCAAGAGGCGGCAAAAAAACTTTCTGAAAATCATATTGGGGGTTTGCCTGTCTATAATAATAAAAATGAATTAGTTGGAGTCGTTACTTCTGAAGATATAGTTTATGGTTATTTAAAAGATGAAGAAGAAGAAAGGGCAATGGAAAAAAGAACGATAACTCCTGAGAGTTCAGCAATTTATTTGTCAATGACTAGAAGTAGAGATTATGAAGAATATTGGTTAAAAAAGATTGAAGGTTATAGTTATCGAGGTGCAATCACTCAAACTGGCGCTAGTGCAGAAAAGTTACCAATTAAACTACGAGAAAGCACTACTGTGGCAGCAATTGCTCGAGGTGTTATTAATGAAAATTCTCGCGAAAAAATGGCCGTTTCTAATGCAGTAAAAGATGCATATAGTCAGTTAGCACTTGTAAATCCTGGTTTAGGTGGAGGCTTTAAGATTGCAGTAGTTCGTGGAGATGGACATATTTCTGTAGCTATTTTTGGTAAATTTGGCCATGCTTTAGTAGATGGACCAGAACAATTAACTGTTGGTACTAGTGTAATATAATATATTT
Protein-coding regions in this window:
- a CDS encoding CtsR family transcriptional regulator, whose product is MSSLSDQIERYLRKQISKYQGKVKIKRNQLAENFDCAPSQINYVLDTRFTIEKGYVVESQRGGGGFIRIIRVTLDSNKEVIQEVINKLDHVITQKEAHGIIKRLYDNELISERESYLMEKAVHRNVLGISLPERDYLRGRILKNMLEVIFKVKED
- a CDS encoding protein-arginine kinase activator protein McsA — protein: MICDRCGEREASVHLTRIINGEKTEMHLCEECAQKRSKLNIDDNLSFQSLLSGILNQHLTSPNSSLYKDNQSQNLVCKNCGLSYQEFTKKGFFGCANCYETFKDKLEQLFKRIHGNTQHTGKFPLSFRNKIKFESEINELKKKMKIAVDKENFEKAAEIRDEIHAIEVNMEENCNAE
- a CDS encoding protein arginine kinase gives rise to the protein MQNNIINNWQIENGEEKDVVLSSRIRLARNLKEYKFPNRSDIKEKTKVINYLRDKIFYLKDQNYDFYLMDNLNEIERNVLHEEYLISRNHVQYPNARALFLNNEKNISIMINEEDHLRIQILKPGLEFNNIWNEINNLDEQLEENLDYAFSKKWGYLTSCPTNIGTALRASVMCHLPALVLSGKIDNILGAVGKFGLTVRGVSGEGSNSEAELFQISNQITLGFSEKEIIEKLESVIKQIIAEERKSREYLLENNFLKLKDNVLRSFGVLKYAYHLDQSEALKYLSRIKFGQDTNLIEEKLDKNLFSKLLFKIKNAHLQYDSKEKLDIEELNIKRAKIIRNELNKE
- a CDS encoding ATP-dependent Clp protease ATP-binding subunit, encoding MFAKFTERARKVLSIAEQEALKLKHSYVGTEHILYGLIAEGQGIAARALIDNKVNKEVIESKIIDMIGEGQNEVKGSIGLTPRSKKVLNLAMDEARKMGHNYIGTEHLLLGLIREGEGVAVRILMDLNSDIGNIKEEVIDLLGGKNSIKKKSKSANKKTKNLDEYSRDLTEMAKENKLDPVIGRDNEINRVIQVLSRRTKNNPVLIGEPGVGKTAIIEGLAQMIVSENVPELLLNKRVVSLDLSSLVAGSKYRGEFEQRLKAVMNEIIESGDIILFIDEMHTLVGAGAAEGAIDAANILKPALARGELQAIGATTLDEYRKYIEKDAALERRFQSVLVEENSTEEAIDILKGLRDPYEAHHKVKITDQAIEDAVILSHRYISDRFLPDKAIDLIDEAASKVRLSNSTRPPEFKELSKKLEEAEKEKEAAVKNQEFEKAARMRDKEKTLEKELKELKNNWENEKGKAEAVVTTEDIAEIVSSWTGIPVTKLEEAETERLLRLEDELHKRVIGQDEAIKAVSEAVRRARAGLKDPKRPIGSFIFLGPTGVGKTELAKTLAETMFNDEDAMIRVDMSEYMEKHSVSRLVGSPPGYVGHDEGGQLTEPVRRRPYSVILFDEIEKAHPDVFNVLLQILEDGVLTDTHGRKVDFKNTIVIMTSNVGADFIEKQSQLGFKTENDEEASYDRMKDNVISQLRKTFRPEFLNRLDEIIVFHSLNKEHIKKIVDLMLEDLRDRLKEKDIELKMTEAAKSKLAEDGYDSEFGARPLRRAIQRKIENPLSIKILDHEFEEKNTITVDVEDNDFDFIVS
- the radA gene encoding DNA repair protein RadA, whose protein sequence is MAKAKKYYLCQECGYKSVNWMGKCSNCGSWDSFEEVIEDKSKNKKNKYDLNREEKEPQPITEISSVKRQRLKTNITELDRVLGGGVVSGSLILLGGAPGIGKSTLILQVASLFSQKYGKTLYLSGEESASQLKMRAERLNCMEENLNILDERDYMVLENHISKNKDYSLIVVDSIQTVHIPELDAAPGNLTQIKEVTNRLVKLAKTTGIPVVLIGHVTKEGELAGPRVLEHLVDTVLQFEGDNYHMYRMLRAKKNRFGSTNEIGVFEMKEKGIEEVANPSSFFINERSADVSGSIITPALEGSRVLLVEVQSLVTDAAFPSPQRLAKGVNHKRLSLLLAVLEKRLGANFKEFDVNLNITGGINVEEPGLDLAIIAAVISSYKDISLDNDLAVIGEVGLGGEVRAVGQIEKRINELKKLSFKKVVIPAGNAKNIAFDPDIKIDAVKDISEFVKIIIK
- the disA gene encoding DNA integrity scanning diadenylate cyclase DisA, whose product is MEEIDEKLLDILKVLAPGTVFRDGLENILRAQTGGLIVVSDKEEVMDLVNDGFQIETPLSPARLYELAKMDGAIVLDQDAENILFANAQLIPDHTIKSSETGTRHKTAERVALQTGELVIAISQRRSIITIYKGDSKHILEDIRVVLVKANQAIQTLEKYRSVFDQALTNLSALEFEDLVTLSDVVTVIQRTEMVLKIQREIEKYISELGSEGRLIKMQLEELVNNVREEGILLIEDYISEELEEDTSDPEKVLESLTDWSSDEILTLNTISKALGYSGSLNALDETVSPRGYRIMRKIPRLPMPVIENLVDYFENLQAIIRASVDELDDVDGIGEVRAQAIKDGLRRLRDQVLLDRHI
- a CDS encoding CarD family transcriptional regulator, producing the protein MYKIGDKVVYPNHGAGTIVGIETKTILDEKKEYYIMKLPIGEMKVMIPVDKIDKIGIRDVITEEKADEVFELLNGEKSKMSQNWNRRFRANQEKLKTGDIFEVAEVVRNLSIRDREKGLSTGEKKMLSNARQILISELVLAKGLDEESISEKMDDLFTLDEEDLES
- a CDS encoding PIN/TRAM domain-containing protein, with the protein product MLKKVMRLIFGVFGGVIAYNLIDIFGLASDYSYSWENIGAFFLTTQFYAILLGAVLGYFLIFYSLNKLLEFIMGFELKFKELSWKKVLIVVIGLIIGLITGAIINFIFSIPKIPRIGMPLQIFVNITFIYMGFALAVHKAKDIESFLFSRKKGTSETPEDKTGSDKILDTSVIIDGRIYDICKTGFIEGNFIIPEFVLEELQHIADSADDLKRNRGRRGLDILRQMQNDSDIQVEIIDHDFEEISEVDSKLVKLAQLSSAKVLTNDYNLNKVAELQGVKVLNINELANAVKPVVLPGEEMDVKVIKEGKENGQGVAYLDDGTMIVIEEGIKYLGEDISVLVTSILQTAAGRMIFARPKK
- the ispD gene encoding 2-C-methyl-D-erythritol 4-phosphate cytidylyltransferase — protein: MSEIGVLIPAAGRGSRMGKNINKQFLKLLGKPILYYTIKSFLDWRDDLEINIVLASNEFDYFKKNLSPLFSCSPQKLNLIAGGNSRKQSVNNGLKNFSEEVNYVIIHDGARPMLRTELIEKCYQAVLKYNAVSCGVRVKDTIKIVEDSFSKETLDRNSLRAIQTPQAFKLDLIMKAHKKTGKNKALDDASLVEEFGEKVYIVNGDYNNFKITTPEDLKPAEMILKERT
- the ispF gene encoding 2-C-methyl-D-erythritol 2,4-cyclodiphosphate synthase, with product MFKVGFAYDSHRFAKDRKLFLGGVKINSDYGLQGHSDADVLLHALMDALLGAIGSGDIGTHFPDDEAQYKNISSLKLLSEVKQEVEKKKFVVNNCDLVVVAEKPKLKPYRDRIVSSIAGNLGIDKNRINFKATTNEKMGFTGREEGMAAFAVVSVVESKLWQFFETLKMEGSIK
- a CDS encoding HutP family protein; protein product: MMLVKDIMTTHPITIAPDATILEAEKMLSINKIGRLLVVENDELVGMLTDGDIISERELEASISNFMSDDLIIINEKNTVQEAAKKLSENHIGGLPVYNNKNELVGVVTSEDIVYGYLKDEEEERAMEKRTITPESSAIYLSMTRSRDYEEYWLKKIEGYSYRGAITQTGASAEKLPIKLRESTTVAAIARGVINENSREKMAVSNAVKDAYSQLALVNPGLGGGFKIAVVRGDGHISVAIFGKFGHALVDGPEQLTVGTSVI